A window of Deltaproteobacteria bacterium genomic DNA:
ACCGCTGATGACCGGGAGCGGGAAGGCCACGCGCAAGCGCGAGCAGGCCATCGTCGCGTTGTTGGAGCAGCCGACCATCACCACCGCGGCACAGGTGGTCGGCGTTAGCGAGCGAACGCTCCGGAGGTGGCTCGCCGAGGCCGACTTCGCCGCCGCCTACCGCCTCGCTCGCCGGCAGGTGGTCGAGGTTGCCATCGGGGGCTTGCAGCAGGCCACCGCCGAGGCTGTTGCGGCCCTCCGCCGCAACCTCACAGCCGACGCGCCGCAGGCGGTCCAGGTGCGCGCGGCGCTCGGTATCCTGGAGCAGGCCGCGAAGGGCGCCGAATTGCTCGACCTGGCCGAGCGGGTCGCAGCCCTGGAGGCGAAGGAGCCGCCGCCGTGGACCTGAGGTCGCACTGCGCGCGCTCGAGGAACGCCGGGCAAGCCGGCTGAACCATGTCATGCGGTACGACCTGCGCTGGGCCGACCCGCAGTTCCGGCGCGAGGTGCTTGAGTGGGACCACCGACTCGCCACACTGTGCCGCACCATCAGCTTCTTCCCTGCCGTCATCGCCACCACCCCTTTGTTACGCGTCCATCTTTGAGTGTAGCGGAAGCGCGTGCGGTCGTGTCAAGTGGTAGAAAAGATTTTCCCTTCGGTGCGCGCTTAGATAAGTAGTGCCGGCACTCACAAGCCGCGTAACGTGCAGGCACTACCGGCGGGCGCTGAGGGACCTTGGTAGTGCCTGCTCCGCCCCGACCTGCGTGGTGCACGCACTATCCCCGACCTTGCATCCCGGGGGCGCCGAGGGTATGCGCGCCCGTGGCCTACTTCTGCGCGACGCCGACGCGCCGGGCGGGGATCGTAGCCCTCCAGGTCGCGGAGGCTCGGAAGGAGGGCGGGAAGGCGCGGCGGGACACCTTGGCCCTCGTCGCGGAGCTTTCCCGTGATGAGCTACCGCCGAGCCGCACCCCAGCGTTCCGCAGGGCTGGGCTGAGGTACCTCGACTCTGAGATCGCCTTCGTCCAGGACAAACTACAGGCGGCTCGGGACGCCGCGCGGAAACTGGACGCGTGGGCGCGAGACCGCCTGAACGACTACCTGACCGCCGCCTGTAAGCGTGATGGCCTCCCACCGCGAGTCAAGAAGAGTGGGGACGCCACGATCCTGCGTGAACTCCCCAGGCTGCTCGGCGCGCCTCCCGCCATGCTGACGCGGCGGGCGGGTCCCGAACAGAGAGCGCACGTCTCCCCGTTCGTGGAGTCGCTGGTGGCCCTGGCCTGGCGCCGCGGACTCGCTCGGCTCTACTGGTCCCTGCGTGATGAGGCCGAGAAACTGACGAAGCGGGCCAGTAAGCACGAGCTGCGGCTCGCGAAGCTGCTGGCGGCGCGAAGGAAGCTCGGGGCGGAGCCCGAGCCGGACACGCCCGGCGGGCCCGGCGTCGCTCCGCCTCGTCAGGCTAGCGCATCGCCCGTGCGCGGCCAGGCGGCCTCGGGGAACGGTCGTCGGCGCAGGCGGCGCGCCCTCGCTGCAAACTAGCGCACCGCCGCGCAGCGCCCGGTAACTTACCGCCGCGCGCTCGCCTCCCGCGCCACGACGTCCCAACCGACTCGGCTGCGCCACGTGATCGCGGGCACCGCGCCCAATGCGAGCGGGCGGGCGGTTAGGCGCAGAGCCCGCGTTGCTCCGCCCACCACCTCGGCACGCCGAGGCGCCCGACGTCGCCGTCGCCGGCCAACGTGCAGTCCGGGTGCAGGATGACGACCGGGAGCGGGACGACGCGGCCCGCCACGACGCACATGAGCCGTAGGCGCTCCTGCACCACGTGGACGTCCTCGAACCAGACGAAGTGCTCCATGGGAACCTCTGGAGTCCGCGTCCGGCACACGTAGGGAGCGCACCACGTAGCCACCCCCGACCACTCCCACGCCGCGCTGGCGGGCTTGAAACGAACTTCGCTGTGGACAAGTAGACCCTTCTGCGAAGCGCCGCAAGAGGCACACTGGAATTAGGACAGCACCAACGGCGGCATTCGCGCTGGCGGCCGGCGAGTTGGAGGGGCGATTCAACAGATAGGAAACTTTTCCACAGACTGTGGAGAACCTGTCGCCACCCGTGATCCACTGTGCACTTCCAACCATCCAGCGGACAGCGAATGCACCGGAACACCGAGCCCAGCCCGCTTCCTTCGTGTCCGCATTGCGATTTCGTGTAGAAGACCATTACCGCGATGCCAAACGGATGCAATGCCGCGCCCTCGCCGCCGAGGTCGGGTGGAACCGCCTCCCCCGTCCGCATGCCCGCCCCTTCAGTTCGGGCCGCACGGCTGCTTTCGCGGCGAGCATCTTCGCGGCGTTGCGCCTAACGGGAAGGTTGAGTTCCGGATCGCTGGTTGCCTCTCCTGGCCCGACCGAGCGGTCAGGGTCTGCTCGCACTGCCTCTCCCCCGTCAGAAGTCACGCACTCCCAAGTTTATTGGCTCGTTCTCCCGGAGGACGCGCGAGCTACGGGGGTGATCTCGTGCTAGCTTGGTTGTGACGTGAACGAGCGACCCGCTATGCCGCAACCTGGTGACATCGTGGCAGAGCGCTTGACCGGCAACCGGGCCATCGTGATCCGCGTGGTGAGTCCCGAGGAGATGATCTGTCGCTTCGGGGACGGCCGGTTTGAGGAGCGCTTCACCTTCGAACTTGAGCGACCACCGTCGCAGTTCGGTTCGCTCCTGTCGTTCTTCGTCTCTTCGTGAGCTGGTTCCGTCAGAGCCCGGCGGCCTCGGTCACTGAACGCCCCCGGCCAGCGCTCGCACGGTCTCGCGCCTCCTCATGATTGGAGAGTCCGATGCGGTGGGGGCCACAGCTCCGCCCCCTGGACCCTCATTGCCCGTCGACCTCGCTCCAAGACACTACGGAGGGCACCATGAACGCGAATGACGTTGCAAGCGAAGGCTTGGGGCTGATCTCCCGGCTCGCCGACGAGGCCAGCTCGGTGGCGATGGTTGCTGGGTACGTCGCGCTGGGCGCTGCCGTGGTCATCGGGCGCTCGCTCCTCGACACGGCGCGCCAGACCTGGAAACGGCTGCCGTCGCTCCGAAGCAGTCAGCGCTACCAGGAGCGCGGCGCACCCAAGGCAGCGTAAGGCGCAGAGGCTCCGCGCCGTCCCATGCTTTCCGGGGCACCAGGCATCATGGCACAGGCCGTCACCGTCTCTCTGTGGAATGGCGCGGTCGGTGGTGTACCAGGCGTGGTCCGAGTTCGGCCCCTCCACGCGCTCACGGCGATGGTCTGACGATTGCCGCAACCCGCACGATGTAGGCGACGAGGAGCGTGGCGGTGACGAACGCGCGTTTGATCAGGCAGATGAAACGGTACACCCCGAAGACGGGCGGCGGTCCGAGTCGGGCCGCGCGGACTCGTGAGCGCTTGGTCGCGAGACCTGCCCCTGTGCGAGCCCGTGACCGACCATGACCTTCCACGGCCAGGCGAGGAGGCCAGCTATCGCCGGTCGCGCTCCTCCTCGCCCTGTTCACACTGCTCGCGACCGCCGCGTCCGCGTTCCCGCCATACCGACGGGCACTGTTTCGACTGGTCGAGCCTCAGAGAGAACCCGGCACTAGGGCTGGCGGTTCGTTGCACTGGGGCGGCTCGCCGTGAATCTTGACGTGCTCGTCGTAGAGTTGCCGCTCGCGAGCCTGGTAGTCCTTGGTGTATTCGATACGGTATCTGACGGTGTTCTTGCGGATGCAGGTGCCTGACTCGCTCAGATGCTCCTTCAACCGCCGCCTCAAGGCGTCCGAGCTGCCGATGTAGACGACGCTGTCGCTGGCGTTGCCGATCTCGTACACACCCGGATCGTCCCTGTCCGACTCCACCGTGCCGCGGCTGAAATACCACCAAGGTGCCGCCGTGAGTGGCATGTATCTCCTCCTTTGGGGATGGCCACTTTGCTAGTCGAGTGTAGCACAACCGAACGGTCAGCGAACTCTGCCCTTACCCAAGGCCTGAGACGCGAAGGGAGGATCGTAATGACCTGTGACATCTGCGGACCTGCCGATAAGAGAGAGACAAGGCAGTCAAGGAGCATCGGTCCGAGGTCGCCGGAAGCGATCTCATGTCATCGGCTCGAATGCGGGCACCAATGGCACCGCACGACAACGATCGCGAGCGCGAACGCCGTGCCGGGCGTCATGCCGCAGGTTCCCGCGCCCCGCGAGTGCGACTGCGCCGACTACCTGCCGCCCAAGCCTTCAAATTAGGACATTACCGGCCGGGGACCCCGAAGATGTACGCCGTCCGGATGATCGCGTAGGTGCTGAGCACGGAGCCGACGAGCGGCAACCGGACAAACGGCAGCATGCCGCCGATTTACGGGTTGCTCGGTATCGGCGCCCGCAATGGCTTCAACGGGATCGCGTCAACGACGGTCAGCCGCGCCAGGTCAGCGAAGAGCGCCCGCTTGAAGCGGGCGGCCCTAGGGTCCTGGAGCCCACGGTGGTGCTTCTCCCACACGGCGCGCGCCGCAGAGTGACCGCCTGACTCGATGTTCGGGGCGACCCTCTGGATGAAGTAGGCGTCATCCTTCGACGAGCCGCCGTTGCAGGGCTGGCAGCTCGGGACCGTCAGACGCGGCCCGGGGAGGCCTCCGAGGAGTCCCTTCGGTGGGATGTCGTCGTCAGTCGTCGCGTCGCGCGCACACGTGTAGATGCACTTCCCGGGCTGCGCGGAAACGCCGACGGGCGGCGGTCCGAGGCGGGCAATTCGCTCCTCCATCTCCCGCGTCCGCTTCCTCAACCTTCGCTGCCTCGTCCGAGTGCTCATCAACCGTCCGAGGGTGCCATCACGCGCCGGCCGCAATCGCAACTCTGCGCCGCCTGAACTCATCTGATTCCCGCCTCCCCGCCGAGGTCGCGGTGGACCGCCTCCCCGAAGTCCGTGGTGAGATGGAGCGGTTACCACTGGTCGCTCAAGAAGATGTCGTCACGCTCGACACGGGTAGATCAGCGAGGCGTCCCAGCCCCCGCGAAGCCGCTCGTAGGGCCCGGCCGGTGCACCGCGTCGTCGA
This region includes:
- a CDS encoding GIY-YIG nuclease family protein, with the protein product MPLTAAPWWYFSRGTVESDRDDPGVYEIGNASDSVVYIGSSDALRRRLKEHLSESGTCIRKNTVRYRIEYTKDYQARERQLYDEHVKIHGEPPQCNEPPALVPGSL